Below is a genomic region from Cellulomonas sp. P24.
TCGGAGACCTGCGACACGAGTGTCCCGTTGCGCGCCATCTCCACCTCCCCGTCATGCCGTCGGCGCTTCCTGCCGCTCGGGGGCCGATCCTACCCAGCCGCCAGCCCCCGATGTAACAACTTGGGGACGGTTCGTTGACAATCCTCGTCTTCCGACCTAACGTTCCAGCCAAGTTGTCGGACAACGTGGTTCGAAGGGTTTGGCATGGTTCTCGCGATCGAATGGCGCGACGTCGATCAGCCGGTGATCCGGTTGATTGACCAGACGGCCCTCCCGCACCAGACGCGGTACCTGGACGTGGCGACGGTCGATGACCTGGTGCTGGCAATCGGCGATCTGGCCGTCCGTGGGGCCCCGGCCCTCGGCGCGGCGGGAGCGCTCGGCGTCGCCATGGCGATGAACCAGGCCCGGAGAGAAGGCTGGGACGACACCCGGCTCCAGTCGGAGATCCAGCGGATCCGGGACGCACGACCCACCGCGATCAACCTCGCGTGGGGAGTGGACCGGGTCCGCGGAGCGATGCCGCAGGGCGTGCACGAGGTCCTGCGTCAGGCTCAGGCGCTCGTGGCGGAGGACACGGCGGCCAACCGCACCCTGTCCCGGCTCGGCGCGGACTGGATCCTCGCACGGACCGGCCTCGACCAGGTACGCGTGGTCACCCACTGCAACACGGGTGCTCTCGCCACGACAGCCTGGGGCACGGCGTACGGCATCATCCACGAGCTGCACGACCGTGGCCGTCTGGGTCTCGTCTACGCCGATGAGACCAGACCGTTGCTGCAAGGGGCCCGGCTCACCAGCTGGGAGCTGCAGCAGGACGGGATCGCGCACGTCGTCCAGGCGGACGGCGCGGCGTCGAGCACCATCCTGCGGGGCCTGGTCGACGTCGCGATCATCGGCGCCGACCGGATCACCGCCAACGGCGACGCTGCGAACAAGATCGGTTCGGTTGCGCTCGCTCTGGCCTGTGCCCGTGCGGGCATCCCGTTCATCGTCGCGGCGCCGACGTCCACCGTGGACCTGTCCACCAAGCGTGGCGACGACATCGTCATCGAGGAGCGAGCGTCCGACGAGGTCGTCAGCTTCTACGGCCACCGCACCGCGCCGGAGGGCGTCATGGGGTTCAACCCCGCCTTCGACGTCACACCGCACGACCTCATCACCGCCATCGTCACCGAGCGTGGCGTTGTCGAACCCGCAACACACCCCGACCCCGAGCTGCTCGCGTCCATCGCGCGCTGACACGAGTCGCGCAGCCAACGACGGCTGCACTACCGAGAGGAACACCGTGAGGAACACAAAGACCCTCGTCGCAGGGATCGCTGGGGTGTCCATGCTGCTCCTGGCTGGATGCAGCCAGGGCGGCACCAGCGGCGCCTCCACCACCCCCGCCGCCGCGCCTGCCACCAGCACGACGCCAGTCGCGGCCGCCCCCGCGCCGTTCGACAAGCCCGGCGTGAAGATCGCCATCGTTCAGCAGAGCGGGCAGGGCGACTACTTCCAGCAGTACCTCAACGGCACCAAGAAGCAGGCCGCGGCACTCGGCGTCGACCTGTCCGTGTACGACGCCCAAGGTGACAACGCGACCCAGGCCACGCAGCTCGACCAGGCGATCGCCTCGGGCGTCTCCGGCATCATCGTCCGGCACGGCTTCCCCGACACCCTCTGCCCGGGGGTGAACAAGGCGCTCAAGGCGGGCATCAAGGTCGTCATCTACGACATCGAGATCCAGAAGTGCGCGCCCGATGCGGTGCAGACGCAGCAGTCCGACGCCAAGATGGCGAGCCTCGTGCTCGACCAGATGGTCTCCGACATCGGCACGGGGAAGAACGTCGGCTACGTCAACGTCGCCGGCATCGCTCCTCTGGACCGTCGCGACAAGGTCTGGCGCGACTACGTGCAGAAAGAGAACTGGAAGCAGCTCTTCTACACCGGGACGTTCACCAACTCCACGGCCACCGACACGGCGCCGATGGTCAGCAACGCGCTCCGGGCGAACCCCGACGTCGCCGCGATCTACGCACCGTACGACGAGCTCTCGAAGGCGACCCTCTCGGCCCTCGAGCAGAACCCCAACCTCAAGGGGAAGGTGAAGGTCTACGGTGCCGACATCTCCACGGCCGACATCGAGCTCATGACGGCAGCCGACAGCCCCTGGGTCGCGACCGGCGCGACCGACCCCAACGCGATCGGCGCGGCGGTCATGCGTACTCTCGCGCTCGACATGGCCGGCACGATCACCAAGGGCGCCACCGTCGACTTCCCACCGATCCTCATCACCCAGGACTTCCTGCGGAGCAAGAACATCCGCAACATGGTCGACCTGCGGGCAGCCGAGCCCTCGCTCAACATCTCGGACATCTCGTCCGCCGACTGGATCCCCGTCGTCACGTTCTGACAGCGCGGACCATAGGACCACGCCCCGGGGTGGTGGCGAGACGCTTGCCACCACCCCGGTCCTGGACCAACACGTGAGGAGTGAGCGCATTGCAGGACATCGACTCCCCCGAGGAGCAAGGGAACGTCGGCTCAGGTGCCGCAGAGCCCGACGCGGTGCTGGAGCTCGACGACATCACGATGTCGTTCGGCCCCAACCAGGTGCTCAAGGGAGTCACCCTGCAGCTGCGGCCCGGCCGGGTGACCGCACTGCTGGGGGCCAACGGCGCCGGGAAGTCCACCCTGATCAAGATCCTGTCCGGCGTGTACGCCGACCACGGCGGCCGCATCCGGATCAGCGGGCGCCCGGTCGTGATGGACACCCCGCTGGCGGCCGCCCGGCATGGGATCCAGACGGTGCACCAACGCATCGACGAGACGATCGTCCCCGGCCTGACGGTTGCGGAGAACCTCGTGTTCGAGGAGATCGTCCGCGGTGAGATCCCCCCGGTCCGTTCGCTCAGGCGCCTGCTGCCGCGCGCTCGCCAGATCGCCGCGACGCTCGAGCTCGGGTGGTCGGACGCGATCCTCACCAAGGACGTCTTCGAGCTGGGCAACGCAGACAGCCAGCTGCTCCTGCTGGCTCGCGCGCTGAGCCAGCGCCCCAAGGTGCTCGTGCTCGACGAACCGACCTCAACGCTGTCTGCGAGCGAGGTCGAGCGACTGTTCACGCTGATCCGCCGACTCTGCTCGGAGGGCGTGGCGATCCTCTACGTGACCCACCGGCTGAGCGAGGTCCACGAGATCGCCGACGACCTCGTGGTGCTCCGCGACGGACAGGTGAAGAGCCGGCAGCGGACGCCGTTCGACATGCCCGACGCCGTGCGCTCGATGCTCGGCGAGTCGACCCTGGTCCAGTCCAGCCAGCTGGTCGAGCAGCGCGGCACGCAGGTCGCCCTGCACCTGGAGCATGTCCAGCTCCTGCGGCGCTCGGACCCGATCGACCTCGACCTCCGCTACGGCGAGGTCACCGGGATCATCGGGCTCATCGGTGCCGGCAAGTCGGAGCTCGCCCGCGGTATCTTCGGTGCCGACCGCTGGCAGCAGGGCACCATGCGCCTCGACGGAGAGGCGTACGCCCCCCGCCACACGAAGGACGCCGTCCGCCAGCGGATCTACCTCGTCCCCGAGGACCGAACGGCCGAGGCCATGCTGCCCGGGTGGTCGGTCGCCTGGACCAAGTCCCTGCCGTTCCTCCGCGCCGTGAGCCGCACGGGGGTCCTGAACTTCGGGCGCGAGCGCGCCGACGGCGGCAGGCTCATCAGCGACTTCGGCGTCGTGTCCACCGGACCCGACCAGGCCATGGACGCGTTGTCCGGCGGCAACCAGCAGAAGGTCGTCGTCGGACGCTGGATGCAGGCTGAGCCGCGCGTGCTGCTGCTCGACGAACCGTTCCGTGGCGTCGACATCGGCGCTCGTGGGGACATCTCCCACCGGGCACGGGAGCAGGCGCACGCGGGAGCCTGCGTCGTCGTCCTCACGAGCGACGTCGACGAGATCCGCGCGATCGCCGACCGCATCATCGTCCTGGTCGAGGGACAGATCCGCCTCGACTCCTACACCACAGAGATCGACAACGACGCGATCGTCACAAGCATGTCGGAGGTGGCCTAAGTGCCCGAAACGCCCAGCACCACAGGTACGGTGGCCCGCA
It encodes:
- the mtnA gene encoding S-methyl-5-thioribose-1-phosphate isomerase, with the translated sequence MVLAIEWRDVDQPVIRLIDQTALPHQTRYLDVATVDDLVLAIGDLAVRGAPALGAAGALGVAMAMNQARREGWDDTRLQSEIQRIRDARPTAINLAWGVDRVRGAMPQGVHEVLRQAQALVAEDTAANRTLSRLGADWILARTGLDQVRVVTHCNTGALATTAWGTAYGIIHELHDRGRLGLVYADETRPLLQGARLTSWELQQDGIAHVVQADGAASSTILRGLVDVAIIGADRITANGDAANKIGSVALALACARAGIPFIVAAPTSTVDLSTKRGDDIVIEERASDEVVSFYGHRTAPEGVMGFNPAFDVTPHDLITAIVTERGVVEPATHPDPELLASIAR
- a CDS encoding substrate-binding domain-containing protein, whose translation is MRNTKTLVAGIAGVSMLLLAGCSQGGTSGASTTPAAAPATSTTPVAAAPAPFDKPGVKIAIVQQSGQGDYFQQYLNGTKKQAAALGVDLSVYDAQGDNATQATQLDQAIASGVSGIIVRHGFPDTLCPGVNKALKAGIKVVIYDIEIQKCAPDAVQTQQSDAKMASLVLDQMVSDIGTGKNVGYVNVAGIAPLDRRDKVWRDYVQKENWKQLFYTGTFTNSTATDTAPMVSNALRANPDVAAIYAPYDELSKATLSALEQNPNLKGKVKVYGADISTADIELMTAADSPWVATGATDPNAIGAAVMRTLALDMAGTITKGATVDFPPILITQDFLRSKNIRNMVDLRAAEPSLNISDISSADWIPVVTF
- a CDS encoding sugar ABC transporter ATP-binding protein is translated as MSALQDIDSPEEQGNVGSGAAEPDAVLELDDITMSFGPNQVLKGVTLQLRPGRVTALLGANGAGKSTLIKILSGVYADHGGRIRISGRPVVMDTPLAAARHGIQTVHQRIDETIVPGLTVAENLVFEEIVRGEIPPVRSLRRLLPRARQIAATLELGWSDAILTKDVFELGNADSQLLLLARALSQRPKVLVLDEPTSTLSASEVERLFTLIRRLCSEGVAILYVTHRLSEVHEIADDLVVLRDGQVKSRQRTPFDMPDAVRSMLGESTLVQSSQLVEQRGTQVALHLEHVQLLRRSDPIDLDLRYGEVTGIIGLIGAGKSELARGIFGADRWQQGTMRLDGEAYAPRHTKDAVRQRIYLVPEDRTAEAMLPGWSVAWTKSLPFLRAVSRTGVLNFGRERADGGRLISDFGVVSTGPDQAMDALSGGNQQKVVVGRWMQAEPRVLLLDEPFRGVDIGARGDISHRAREQAHAGACVVVLTSDVDEIRAIADRIIVLVEGQIRLDSYTTEIDNDAIVTSMSEVA